Sequence from the Deltaproteobacteria bacterium genome:
GCGCTCGGCGGAGATGTTCCCGGAGGCGGTCAAGGCGTTGCACGACAACGGGCACGAACTGGCGGGCCATTCGTACACCCAGGACACCTTCCTCACCGATCTTTCGGCGGAGGAGGAGCAGGCGGTGATCGGGCGCTGCTTCGATCTCATCCAAGGTGTGGCGGGCGTGCGGCCGGTGGGTTGGCTGAGTCCGCGGGCGACGCCCACGGAGCACACCGCTGGGTTTCTGGCGGAGGCCGGGTGCGTCTGGCACGGCGATTACAACGACACCGACGTGCCCTACCGCATGGCCACCGGCTCGGGGGACATCGTGGCCATCCCTCACAGCGACTTCGCGGACAACCGGGTGCTGCGGGGCAGTCCGCGCGACTTCCTCAACGTCTACAAGGACACCTTCGACTTCCTGTACCGGTCCGACGCCCCGGAGATGATCAACCTCACGGTTCACGCGCACTTCGGCGGCCGGCCCATGATCGCCGCCGTGCTGACCGAGATCCTCCGCTACATGAAGGGTTTCTCCCGGGTCTGGTTCGCGCGCCACGACGAGGTGGCGCGCTGGGTGTTGGAGCAGGGGTAGGGAGTCTATCGCCGACGCCCGCGAAGGGTCATTCCCGCGAAAGCTTGTCCTCGACCTCGATCGGGGACGGGAAGCCAGGAGGCGTGGGGCTACCCCAGCGGTATGTCCACGCCGTTGAGGGTCAGCTCCGGCACCACCTCCACCGGGCGCCGCAGGGTGTTGGTGGCGTAGCAGGAACGTTCCAGCGCCTCGGTGAACTCGACGATACGCTCCTGGCTGTCCGGGCTTTGCAGATCGAGACGGTACACGAGCCGGGTGCACGCCGACGGCACGTCCGACAGCCCGAACTTGCCCTTCTGGTCGAACTCGCCGCGCACCGACATCTCGGCGCGCTCGATGCGGATGTCCATGAATGACGCCAACTGCGTCACCTGGCTGAGCATTCAGAACCCGATGGACGCGATAAAGTACTGGAGCGGGGCCGCACCCTTGCCGGTGCCGCCGCGCGATTCCGGCTCGTCGCACAGGATGGTGTAACCTTCCGATGTCCTGGCTTCCTTCAGGTGGTCGTTGACCAGGCGGATGCGCGCCTCGTGCACCGTGACCGCCTTGGCCGGATCCTCCCGGTAGAGTTTCTGGCGGCG
This genomic interval carries:
- a CDS encoding polysaccharide deacetylase family protein: MTLTTIEKWPDDAKVAVLVTPMFETWSVGKAPSYSPMSSPLKPGVVDRLGVSWSEYGGRTGVWRFMKIFREFDVPATVCVSGRSAEMFPEAVKALHDNGHELAGHSYTQDTFLTDLSAEEEQAVIGRCFDLIQGVAGVRPVGWLSPRATPTEHTAGFLAEAGCVWHGDYNDTDVPYRMATGSGDIVAIPHSDFADNRVLRGSPRDFLNVYKDTFDFLYRSDAPEMINLTVHAHFGGRPMIAAVLTEILRYMKGFSRVWFARHDEVARWVLEQG
- a CDS encoding OsmC family protein translates to MASFMDIRIERAEMSVRGEFDQKGKFGLSDVPSACTRLVYRLDLQSPDSQERIVEFTEALERSCYATNTLRRPVEVVPELTLNGVDIPLG